Proteins from one Pontibacter korlensis genomic window:
- a CDS encoding HEAT repeat domain-containing protein, with amino-acid sequence MKNTAFSFLKSKHRTFLLAALLPGLLLPGCKESVPTDTRITEMPPEVTAQMATSIEALVKPELAEGLSFRLWGVDSLVADPISIDIDDHGRLYYTRTNRQKNSEFDIRAHQDWEVGSIQLQTVEDKRAFLRKVLSPENSEKNKWLKDLNNDGSHDWRDMTIEKEHVYRLEDTSGDGVADKSQLVVEDFNDEVTDVAGAILAHGEDIFVGVAPDLWRMQDSNGDGIADEKTSLSHGYGIHLGFSGHGMSGLEMGPDGKIYWGIGDIGFNGKGLDGQKWEYPNSGVIARCNPDGSDFEIFAGGLRNTHEFVFDEYGNLISEDNDGDHPGENERLVYIVNGSDTGWRINWQFGKYRDPDNNTYKVWMDEKMYKPRFEGQAAYITPAIANYVSGPTGMLYNPGTALSPKYKNTFFIVEFVGSPAQSGIHAFKLKQKGAGFELGESNKIMSGVLATGIDFGPDGAMYVADWVDGWGTKDHGRIWKLDDKEGAAWPERQLTQKLLAEDFTKRKDNELGELLKNEDMRVRQKAQFELAKRGANGAKVFQYSITQKDHQLARVHGIWGISQLARQDEKYAKLLFPLLKDQDPEIRAQAAKWLGDVRYKEAGAALIPLLKDSNSRARFFAAEALGRIAYEPAVNPIIELLKANNDEDVYIRHAGSLALARIGKAEPIVALANHSSRALRIAAVVALRRMQHPGVANFLKDQDEYVVTEAARAINDDLSIKQALPALGNVLQNPRLTDEALVRRAINANLRVGTPQAMQNLIDYAQRESAPVAMRAEAMDALSTWASPSVLDRVDGRYRGVIKREPALVKSKAADALVTISTHKEAPLRLSAVKALGKLEISQAAPQLFSRLKNDKQPEVRVAALKSLAALKGPAVGEAIEQALADQEKSVRVEGLNMLADMDISKELMVSLLSDVINKRTAEEKQAALLTLGTLPLQYSQPVFEQLLTKLEKGKLPSEVHLELAEAIDSTKSPQLIARYKEVSASQSPDALAASFEGSLFGGDAERGRRIFFSHQTAQCIRCHSYDDMGGNAGPRLNGISKKLTRPQLLEALVNPSARLAPGYGVVTVELKNGQSVSGILQGEKENSLLVRVGGQPDTLIRKSDIAKRVNAASSMPSMQHLLSKREIRDVVSFLATLEEDHI; translated from the coding sequence ATGAAAAACACTGCTTTCTCATTCCTCAAAAGTAAACATAGGACATTCTTGTTAGCTGCCTTGCTTCCTGGTCTGCTTCTTCCAGGGTGCAAAGAGTCTGTTCCCACTGATACAAGAATCACAGAAATGCCTCCGGAGGTGACTGCTCAGATGGCTACTTCAATTGAGGCCCTTGTTAAACCTGAGCTGGCGGAAGGGCTGAGCTTTCGCTTATGGGGCGTAGACTCTTTGGTAGCAGATCCTATCTCTATTGATATAGACGACCATGGCAGGCTATACTATACCAGAACCAACAGGCAGAAAAATTCAGAGTTTGATATCAGGGCGCACCAGGATTGGGAAGTAGGATCAATTCAGCTGCAAACGGTAGAGGATAAACGAGCTTTCTTACGCAAAGTGCTGTCGCCGGAGAACAGCGAGAAGAACAAATGGCTGAAAGACCTAAACAATGATGGTTCGCACGACTGGCGGGATATGACCATAGAGAAAGAGCATGTGTATCGCTTGGAGGATACTTCCGGAGATGGTGTTGCTGATAAATCTCAGCTGGTAGTAGAGGACTTTAATGACGAAGTAACTGATGTTGCTGGAGCCATATTAGCGCATGGCGAAGATATTTTTGTGGGTGTGGCTCCTGATTTGTGGCGCATGCAGGACAGCAACGGGGATGGCATTGCAGATGAAAAGACTTCTCTTTCTCATGGATATGGCATACATCTCGGTTTTAGTGGCCACGGTATGTCTGGCCTGGAGATGGGGCCAGATGGAAAAATTTACTGGGGTATTGGCGACATAGGTTTTAACGGCAAAGGCTTGGATGGGCAGAAGTGGGAGTATCCTAACAGTGGTGTTATAGCCCGCTGCAACCCTGATGGCAGCGATTTTGAGATTTTTGCAGGAGGCCTTCGCAACACCCACGAGTTTGTTTTTGATGAATACGGCAACCTTATAAGCGAGGACAACGACGGCGACCACCCTGGCGAGAATGAACGTCTGGTTTATATTGTAAACGGCTCCGATACAGGCTGGCGCATTAACTGGCAGTTTGGTAAATACCGTGACCCGGATAACAACACCTACAAAGTGTGGATGGATGAAAAAATGTATAAACCACGCTTTGAGGGACAGGCGGCTTATATCACTCCAGCCATTGCCAACTATGTGAGCGGACCAACAGGGATGCTATATAATCCCGGCACTGCATTAAGTCCAAAGTATAAAAACACCTTTTTTATAGTTGAGTTTGTGGGAAGCCCTGCACAGTCAGGTATACATGCTTTCAAGCTTAAGCAAAAAGGTGCTGGCTTTGAGCTGGGAGAAAGTAACAAAATCATGAGCGGCGTATTGGCTACTGGTATCGACTTTGGCCCAGATGGCGCCATGTATGTAGCCGACTGGGTAGACGGGTGGGGCACCAAGGACCATGGACGCATCTGGAAGCTAGATGACAAAGAAGGAGCAGCATGGCCAGAGCGCCAGTTAACTCAGAAGCTTTTAGCGGAAGATTTTACCAAACGCAAAGATAATGAGTTAGGTGAGTTGTTGAAAAACGAAGACATGCGTGTGCGTCAGAAGGCGCAGTTTGAATTAGCCAAACGTGGGGCGAATGGGGCCAAGGTGTTTCAGTATAGCATTACCCAAAAAGACCATCAGTTAGCCCGGGTGCATGGCATCTGGGGCATCAGCCAGCTGGCCCGCCAGGATGAGAAGTATGCAAAGCTGTTGTTCCCTTTACTAAAAGACCAGGACCCTGAGATTAGAGCACAAGCTGCCAAATGGTTAGGCGACGTGCGCTATAAAGAGGCTGGTGCAGCTCTTATACCACTACTGAAGGATTCCAACAGCCGTGCCCGTTTCTTTGCTGCGGAAGCGCTCGGGCGTATAGCTTATGAGCCAGCAGTTAATCCAATAATTGAGCTGCTGAAAGCGAACAACGACGAAGATGTTTACATTCGTCATGCCGGTAGCCTGGCCCTTGCCCGTATAGGAAAAGCTGAACCGATAGTAGCACTGGCAAATCATTCGTCACGCGCCCTACGCATTGCGGCTGTAGTAGCACTCCGCCGTATGCAGCATCCTGGTGTTGCCAACTTCCTGAAAGATCAGGATGAGTATGTAGTAACAGAAGCGGCAAGGGCTATAAATGACGACCTTTCCATCAAACAGGCACTTCCTGCTTTAGGAAACGTGTTGCAGAATCCCCGCTTGACAGATGAGGCTCTTGTCAGACGCGCAATAAATGCCAACCTGCGCGTTGGTACGCCGCAGGCCATGCAAAACCTTATTGACTACGCTCAACGAGAAAGTGCGCCAGTGGCTATGAGAGCAGAAGCAATGGATGCTCTAAGTACCTGGGCAAGTCCTTCTGTGCTAGACCGTGTTGATGGCCGCTACAGAGGCGTAATCAAACGTGAGCCTGCATTGGTGAAGAGTAAGGCTGCTGATGCGCTAGTAACAATTTCGACACATAAAGAAGCACCCTTAAGATTAAGTGCAGTTAAGGCTTTGGGTAAACTAGAGATCAGTCAGGCAGCCCCTCAGCTGTTTTCACGCTTGAAAAATGATAAGCAGCCAGAAGTGCGTGTGGCGGCGTTAAAATCGCTTGCAGCACTTAAAGGCCCAGCAGTAGGAGAAGCCATTGAACAGGCGCTTGCTGACCAGGAGAAAAGTGTTCGTGTGGAAGGATTGAATATGCTGGCAGATATGGATATATCAAAAGAATTGATGGTGTCCTTGCTTTCTGATGTAATCAACAAGCGAACAGCGGAAGAAAAACAAGCAGCACTCCTGACGCTCGGAACATTACCGCTACAGTACTCTCAACCAGTATTTGAGCAACTATTAACTAAGTTGGAGAAGGGAAAACTGCCATCCGAAGTTCACCTGGAATTGGCAGAGGCAATCGACAGTACAAAATCTCCGCAATTGATAGCCAGGTATAAGGAAGTAAGTGCCAGTCAGTCGCCAGATGCGCTAGCAGCTTCATTTGAAGGAAGTTTATTTGGAGGCGATGCTGAAAGAGGCCGCAGGATCTTCTTTAGCCATCAGACAGCTCAGTGTATACGCTGCCATTCCTATGATGACATGGGCGGCAATGCAGGTCCTCGTTTGAATGGTATCTCCAAAAAACTTACTCGTCCGCAATTGCTGGAGGCTTTGGTGAACCCTAGTGCACGTTTAGCACCAGGCTATGGTGTAGTAACGGTTGAGCTTAAAAACGGACAGTCGGTAAGCGGAATTTTGCAAGGAGAGAAGGAGAACAGCTTGCTTGTCAGAGTAGGCGGACAACCAGATACCTTAATTCGCAAAAGTGATATTGCGAAGCGTGTTAATGCGGCTTCCAGTATGCCTAGCATGCAGCATCTGCTCTCAAAAAGAGAGATAAGGGATGTGGTAAGCTTCCTGGCTACTCTGGAAGAGGACCATATCTAA
- a CDS encoding L-threonylcarbamoyladenylate synthase, whose protein sequence is MSNAAFIQIHPDNPQERKVREVADILRNGGVIIYPTDTIYGLGCDIHNARAIERVCQIKGVKPDKVNLSFICSDLTHISDYAKIDTPTYKVMKKALPGPFTFILNATSNTPKYASAKKKTVGIRVPDNNIALQLVKELGNPIISTSIHDDDQVIEYSTDPELIFEKYRNLVDAVVDGGYGNNIASTVVDATNNTFEVLREGAGDIEQYL, encoded by the coding sequence ATGAGTAACGCAGCCTTTATACAGATACACCCCGATAACCCTCAGGAACGCAAAGTACGCGAAGTAGCGGACATCCTACGTAATGGAGGGGTGATTATTTATCCAACAGATACTATCTATGGCCTTGGCTGCGATATCCATAATGCCCGTGCCATAGAGCGTGTCTGTCAGATAAAAGGTGTGAAGCCCGACAAGGTAAACTTGTCTTTCATCTGCTCTGACCTTACCCACATCTCAGACTACGCTAAGATAGACACGCCTACATATAAGGTAATGAAGAAGGCGCTTCCGGGCCCTTTTACCTTTATACTAAATGCCACAAGCAACACACCAAAGTATGCCAGCGCCAAAAAGAAAACAGTAGGCATTCGTGTGCCCGACAACAACATTGCGCTACAGCTGGTGAAGGAACTGGGAAACCCTATCATCTCCACTTCCATTCACGACGACGACCAGGTGATTGAGTACAGCACCGATCCGGAGTTGATCTTTGAGAAGTATAGAAACCTGGTAGATGCTGTAGTGGACGGAGGATATGGGAACAACATAGCCTCAACTGTAGTGGATGCCACCAACAATACTTTTGAGGTGCTACGCGAAGGCGCCGGCGATATCGAACAGTATTTGTAG
- a CDS encoding GNAT family N-acetyltransferase, translating into MKTTAPLLQLPVATDLYLRRATPADAAALYYIIDRDRPYLRRWLPFIDYSQDVADTEAYLKYVTAPTNTSDMVFVIVHEQEVCGLIGYKGIDKLNKKVEIGYWLAEGMQGKGIMRRSCQTLLSYAFEKLRMNRVEIRVGVGNDRSSNIPKKLGFTLEGVQRHGEILNGHFHDLEIYSLLRSEFNG; encoded by the coding sequence ATGAAAACCACTGCCCCTTTGCTGCAGTTGCCCGTTGCTACTGATTTGTACCTGCGCCGGGCTACTCCCGCTGATGCCGCAGCCCTCTACTACATCATCGACCGTGACCGGCCTTACCTCCGCCGCTGGCTGCCTTTCATAGATTACAGCCAGGATGTAGCCGACACCGAAGCCTACCTAAAGTATGTGACAGCACCAACAAACACTTCTGATATGGTATTTGTGATTGTGCATGAGCAGGAAGTCTGCGGGCTTATCGGTTACAAAGGCATTGACAAGCTAAACAAGAAAGTAGAAATTGGCTATTGGTTGGCTGAAGGTATGCAAGGGAAGGGCATTATGCGTCGCTCCTGCCAAACTTTGTTAAGCTATGCATTTGAAAAGCTGCGCATGAACCGTGTAGAGATAAGGGTAGGTGTAGGCAACGATCGCAGCAGCAATATACCCAAGAAGCTCGGATTTACTTTGGAAGGTGTGCAACGCCACGGGGAAATCCTGAACGGACATTTCCACGACTTGGAGATATACAGCCTGCTCCGTAGCGAGTTCAATGGCTAG
- a CDS encoding outer membrane beta-barrel protein: MKRITLLTLLLISYFTAAAQDQPNLTVGAKAGINLYSISSDALVEDDDVGLSYEFGIYGRIGDRLFVQPELHFVSHKTHLITLTQPTPGERDAITVRYLRLPVLLGYRTDYDGRLASRVRFMAGPSISYAVSVADNNLNIQRNDIHNAQFALNGGVGFELWILHLDLMYNHYLTSFFNDGRSEGKGRAFSITAGLGF; this comes from the coding sequence ATGAAAAGAATCACACTACTTACCCTCCTGCTAATTTCTTACTTTACTGCTGCTGCGCAGGATCAACCTAACCTTACCGTAGGAGCAAAGGCAGGGATAAACCTCTACAGCATCAGCAGCGATGCACTTGTGGAAGATGATGATGTAGGTTTAAGCTATGAGTTTGGCATTTATGGGCGAATCGGCGATCGTTTGTTCGTGCAGCCGGAGCTGCACTTTGTAAGCCACAAAACACATTTGATCACCTTAACACAGCCAACCCCTGGTGAACGGGATGCTATTACGGTACGCTACCTGCGGCTACCAGTGTTACTAGGGTATCGCACCGATTATGATGGCAGGTTGGCCTCAAGAGTACGCTTTATGGCAGGGCCTTCCATCTCGTATGCCGTATCTGTGGCAGACAATAACCTAAACATACAGCGTAACGATATTCATAATGCCCAATTTGCCCTTAACGGCGGAGTTGGTTTCGAACTTTGGATATTGCACCTGGACCTCATGTACAATCACTACCTTACTTCATTTTTTAATGATGGACGATCGGAGGGAAAAGGACGCGCTTTTTCTATAACGGCAGGGCTTGGTTTCTAA
- a CDS encoding RBBP9/YdeN family alpha/beta hydrolase has product MQQSTVILVPGLGDSGPQHWQTLWQQHHPSFERVKQEDWDTPNCDDWVEVLQDAVQQYKPNQVVLVAHSLACIAVTFWAQKYKTSIKGALLVAPADTEAASFPKGVTGFAPIPMEKLPFKSVLVSSSNDSYISAKRAQQLARAWGSQYVNLGLAGHINSTSGYGRWDEGLELLRSLCGTTRL; this is encoded by the coding sequence ATGCAGCAAAGTACTGTAATACTTGTACCTGGCCTCGGTGATTCAGGGCCGCAGCACTGGCAAACCCTATGGCAGCAACATCATCCTTCTTTCGAGCGGGTAAAGCAGGAGGATTGGGACACACCTAACTGTGATGACTGGGTTGAGGTGCTGCAGGATGCGGTGCAACAGTATAAACCCAATCAGGTGGTGCTGGTGGCACACAGTTTGGCTTGTATAGCTGTTACCTTTTGGGCACAGAAATATAAAACCAGCATTAAAGGGGCTTTACTGGTGGCGCCTGCTGACACCGAAGCTGCTTCTTTTCCAAAAGGAGTTACTGGCTTTGCACCCATACCCATGGAGAAGCTACCTTTTAAGAGCGTTTTGGTGAGCAGCAGCAACGATAGTTATATCTCTGCCAAACGGGCGCAGCAACTGGCTAGGGCATGGGGTAGCCAGTACGTTAATCTGGGTTTGGCAGGGCATATTAACAGTACCTCTGGTTACGGCCGATGGGACGAAGGGCTGGAGTTGCTAAGGAGCCTCTGCGGTACCACACGCCTCTGA
- a CDS encoding pseudouridine synthase, whose protein sequence is MRYIIVNKPFEVLTQFTDEEGRATLKDYVPVPGIYPVGRLDYDSEGLVLLTDDKQLQHRLSDPKFKVEKTYWVQVDDIPADEALTRLRLGVQIKGSKTTPAKVQLLEKEPQVWERTKPIRYRKHIPTSWLEIKISQGMNRQVRRMTAAVGYPTLRLIRPSIGPLTLGNLQPGEWRELIPEEIEQLKSVASKDTGTTRTKGFGSKNKGGRGNGKGGFRKQIN, encoded by the coding sequence TTGAGATACATTATAGTAAATAAGCCTTTCGAAGTATTAACTCAGTTCACGGATGAGGAAGGCCGTGCCACATTAAAAGATTATGTGCCCGTACCTGGCATCTATCCTGTTGGTCGCCTCGACTACGATAGCGAAGGCCTTGTGCTTTTGACAGATGACAAACAGCTGCAGCACCGCTTGTCCGACCCTAAGTTTAAGGTAGAAAAGACTTATTGGGTACAGGTAGACGACATTCCCGCAGACGAAGCGCTGACAAGGCTGAGACTAGGCGTACAGATCAAGGGCAGCAAAACTACCCCAGCCAAAGTACAGCTGCTGGAAAAAGAGCCGCAAGTATGGGAGCGCACTAAACCCATACGCTACCGCAAACACATCCCAACTTCCTGGTTAGAAATTAAGATATCACAAGGCATGAACCGCCAGGTTCGCCGCATGACTGCCGCTGTAGGCTACCCGACACTACGCCTGATACGCCCAAGCATCGGCCCTCTTACATTAGGTAACTTGCAACCCGGTGAGTGGCGCGAATTGATACCTGAAGAAATAGAACAACTGAAAAGCGTTGCCAGCAAAGACACCGGCACCACCCGCACCAAAGGCTTCGGAAGCAAAAACAAGGGCGGCCGGGGCAATGGCAAAGGAGGTTTCAGGAAGCAGATTAACTAG
- a CDS encoding GNAT family N-acetyltransferase, protein MFNASPIILSTKRLLLRELSPTIFNQLFLKKTKQEIMDYLHLKTEQDFEEMEERYTKGITTYYTDYKGFQLLDRDTHQVIGHCDFHTWVPSHRRAEIGYAMTDEKYKNKGLMQEALESILTFGFSQMDLYRVEAFVAPGNTPSLQLVQHFSFKQEGLVRNRYQISGQMQDTLLFSLLKPEFEEWQSNNRPDQD, encoded by the coding sequence ATGTTTAATGCCTCCCCTATCATACTATCTACTAAACGGCTCTTACTCCGTGAACTATCGCCTACTATTTTTAACCAACTGTTCCTAAAGAAGACAAAGCAGGAGATAATGGATTACCTGCACCTGAAAACAGAACAGGACTTTGAGGAAATGGAGGAACGGTATACGAAAGGCATCACAACCTATTACACCGACTATAAAGGCTTTCAGTTGCTCGACCGGGACACGCACCAGGTTATTGGCCACTGCGACTTTCATACCTGGGTGCCAAGTCATCGGCGGGCAGAGATAGGCTATGCCATGACGGATGAAAAGTATAAAAACAAAGGGCTAATGCAGGAAGCGCTGGAAAGTATACTTACCTTTGGATTCAGCCAGATGGACCTGTACCGGGTAGAAGCTTTTGTGGCCCCCGGCAACACACCCTCGCTGCAGCTAGTACAGCATTTCAGCTTTAAGCAAGAGGGCCTGGTGCGTAACCGTTACCAGATAAGCGGCCAGATGCAGGACACCCTCCTGTTCTCGCTCCTGAAGCCAGAGTTTGAGGAATGGCAGTCTAACAACCGACCAGATCAAGATTAA
- a CDS encoding vWA domain-containing protein: MEPLVRYVSNTTVPPTIVFAIDNSQSMELFSDSVELRTVQERLQQVRERLEEQGYATAVQTLSQEQQVQSISEVRYGSETTNLSQMLQQVQDSYAEQNLAGVVLLSDGIVNQGMSPTYANYGFALYPVAVGDTVPKRDVVVTSLRYNKVNYSGNRFPLEVELQHEGFGGRTANVILQENGRTIASKKVLLRENQPIQQVPFQVLANGLGKRHYVVQVEPLQGEFTTLNNTKHAYIDVVKGKIKVLIAAAAPHPDIKAIRTAIESNENYETTLFIPSLNELQQQDYDVAVLHQLPGRMAGAEPALNLVRQKNLPALYILGPQSDLANFNRLNVGVNLRTTGQTDEVTAVPNSSFSNFQLPENATERLQEYPPARVPFGEISLAPNTEVVLYQQVGRVRTNKPLLAVQTSGDKRNAVLLASGTWQWRLQEAANHEQPQVYNQLITNMVQLLSAPRNKKRLNVYPVQTEYTSTDEIRFNAEAYNEALEPIYGQNITLTVTGEDEQARTFPFANGENQSGVNIGTLPGGRYTYSATASINGQRQKDEGEFIVEELQLEALNAVADHNLLYQLASNSSSRLYYPQEVQQLEQDILQAEHKNVIYSQEELSDVVDLKWLFFLLLGLVCIEWFVRKYNGSY, encoded by the coding sequence ATGGAGCCGCTTGTAAGGTACGTATCCAACACTACTGTGCCGCCTACTATTGTTTTTGCTATAGACAACTCGCAGTCGATGGAGCTGTTTTCCGATTCGGTTGAGCTACGGACAGTACAAGAGCGGTTACAGCAGGTACGTGAGCGACTGGAGGAACAAGGATACGCTACGGCAGTACAGACACTAAGCCAGGAACAGCAAGTACAAAGTATAAGCGAAGTAAGGTATGGCTCTGAGACTACAAACCTGAGCCAGATGCTACAGCAGGTACAGGATAGCTATGCAGAACAAAACCTGGCAGGTGTGGTGTTACTTTCAGACGGAATCGTAAACCAGGGAATGTCGCCTACCTACGCCAACTACGGCTTTGCTTTATACCCTGTGGCTGTCGGCGATACTGTTCCTAAAAGGGATGTAGTGGTAACGTCACTGCGGTACAACAAAGTAAACTATAGCGGCAACCGCTTCCCATTGGAAGTAGAGCTGCAGCATGAGGGCTTTGGCGGAAGAACTGCCAACGTTATACTACAGGAGAATGGCAGAACCATAGCCTCTAAAAAGGTGCTGCTCCGCGAAAACCAACCTATACAACAGGTACCTTTCCAGGTGCTGGCCAATGGGCTGGGCAAAAGACATTACGTGGTACAGGTAGAGCCGCTTCAGGGCGAGTTTACCACACTCAACAACACTAAGCACGCGTACATCGATGTGGTGAAGGGTAAAATTAAAGTTCTTATCGCCGCCGCCGCCCCTCACCCTGATATAAAAGCTATCCGAACGGCCATTGAGTCCAACGAGAATTACGAGACTACACTGTTTATACCTTCGCTTAACGAACTGCAGCAGCAGGATTACGATGTGGCGGTGCTACACCAGCTACCGGGACGAATGGCCGGAGCTGAGCCTGCCCTGAACCTGGTGCGCCAGAAAAACCTGCCTGCCCTTTACATTCTTGGCCCGCAGAGCGACTTGGCTAATTTCAACCGTCTGAATGTTGGTGTGAATTTAAGAACCACCGGACAGACAGATGAGGTAACGGCAGTGCCAAACTCCAGCTTTAGCAATTTTCAGCTGCCAGAGAATGCTACAGAGCGGCTACAGGAATATCCTCCGGCTCGTGTACCTTTCGGCGAGATTAGCTTAGCCCCTAACACAGAGGTAGTGCTTTACCAGCAGGTTGGCCGCGTACGTACCAATAAGCCACTACTGGCAGTGCAAACCTCGGGCGACAAACGAAATGCTGTGTTACTAGCATCTGGCACCTGGCAGTGGCGCCTTCAGGAGGCTGCTAATCACGAGCAACCGCAGGTATATAACCAGCTCATCACAAACATGGTGCAGCTACTAAGCGCCCCTCGAAACAAGAAGCGCCTGAACGTTTACCCGGTGCAGACCGAGTACACCAGCACAGACGAAATCCGCTTTAATGCTGAGGCCTATAATGAAGCGTTGGAGCCCATCTATGGCCAGAACATCACCTTAACTGTAACCGGCGAAGACGAGCAGGCCAGAACCTTCCCCTTTGCTAATGGCGAGAACCAGAGCGGTGTAAACATTGGCACACTTCCCGGTGGTCGCTACACTTACTCCGCGACAGCAAGTATAAATGGCCAACGGCAGAAAGATGAAGGCGAGTTTATAGTAGAAGAGTTACAGCTGGAGGCCCTTAATGCAGTAGCCGATCATAACCTGCTCTACCAGCTAGCCAGCAACAGCAGCTCCAGGCTATACTATCCACAAGAGGTACAACAACTGGAACAGGACATTCTGCAGGCCGAACACAAAAACGTTATCTACAGCCAGGAAGAGTTAAGCGATGTGGTAGACCTGAAATGGCTCTTCTTCCTGCTGCTTGGCTTGGTGTGCATCGAATGGTTTGTGCGCAAGTATAACGGCAGCTATTAA
- the fabG gene encoding 3-oxoacyl-[acyl-carrier-protein] reductase → MKALEGKVALVTGASKGIGRAIAQQFVQMGAQVAFTYLSSVEKGQQLEQELAADGGKVKGYRSDASDYVQAEQLVEDVVKEFGKIDVVVNNAGITRDGLLMRMNEEQWDAVMNVNLKSVFAVTKAATKHMMRAKSGSVINITSVVGIKGNAGQANYAASKAGIIGFTKSVALELGSRNIRCNAIAPGFIETEMTGELDQKVVDEWRKAIPLKRGGTPEDVAKAAVFLASDDSAYISGQVLQVDGGMLT, encoded by the coding sequence ATGAAAGCATTAGAAGGAAAAGTAGCTCTGGTAACCGGAGCATCAAAAGGAATAGGCCGCGCCATAGCACAACAATTTGTGCAGATGGGTGCACAGGTAGCGTTTACCTACCTCTCAAGTGTAGAAAAAGGACAGCAACTGGAGCAGGAGCTAGCAGCTGACGGTGGCAAAGTAAAAGGCTATCGCTCCGACGCCTCTGACTATGTACAGGCTGAGCAACTGGTAGAGGACGTGGTAAAAGAGTTTGGCAAAATCGACGTTGTGGTGAACAATGCCGGAATCACGCGAGACGGACTGCTGATGCGTATGAACGAAGAGCAGTGGGATGCCGTGATGAACGTGAACCTGAAGTCTGTGTTTGCAGTAACCAAGGCCGCTACGAAACATATGATGCGCGCAAAAAGCGGCTCTGTTATCAACATTACCTCTGTTGTGGGTATAAAAGGCAATGCAGGCCAGGCTAATTATGCGGCTTCTAAAGCTGGTATCATTGGCTTTACTAAGTCTGTAGCGCTGGAGCTGGGCTCACGTAATATCCGTTGCAACGCTATTGCCCCTGGCTTTATCGAAACAGAAATGACGGGCGAATTGGACCAGAAGGTGGTAGACGAATGGCGCAAGGCTATTCCGTTGAAGCGCGGAGGTACTCCAGAGGATGTAGCCAAAGCAGCCGTGTTCCTGGCATCTGACGATTCTGCCTACATCTCCGGCCAGGTGCTGCAGGTAGATGGCGGCATGCTTACTTAA